The Phragmites australis chromosome 1, lpPhrAust1.1, whole genome shotgun sequence genomic interval atgtggccaagctccttggcgaacgcgaggcagccgaagactcgcaagtgggagaccgctggcttgcgcccatgccaagcctcgtacggcgtcctgccgtcgagcgccttggtaggcgagcggttgaggatgtagacggccgacaccaccgcctctccccagaagACAGCCGGCATCCCCCTCTGTTTGAGAAGGGCCCGAGCCATCCCCACAACTGTCTGGTTGCGTCActcgacgacgccgttctgctgcgggctgtacggcgcggagtagtggcgctgaatgcccttatcagcgcagtacgacgcgaattcagccgccgtgaattcgccgccgttgtcggtgcgcagcatgcgcagcttgcggccgcactccgcctccgcagcagcctgcgtacgcctgatggcgtccgcagcctctcccttgctgccgaggaccatcacccacatgtagcgggagaggttgtcgacgagcagcaggaagtagcgtcgtcctcccggtgtggccggtgtcaccggaccacacaagtccccgtgcacaagctcgagccTCTCCTTGGCTCGAAAGCTCGCCCGCTGGGGAAAGGAGAGTCGCCTCTGCTTCGTCAATACGCagacgtcgcagagctgctccacatggtcgaggcacggcaggcctcgcaccatctccgtggcactgagccgcttcagggtctcgaagtgaaggtgcctgaagcgctcgtgccactgccacgcctcGTCATCCCGACGAGTAGCGAGACAGAGGGGTTGTGCCACCTGCACGTTAAGGACGTAGAGTCGATTTGCGCTTCTGGTTACCTTGgcaagaaggcgacgacggcgatcccaaatcctcatgactccatccttaaccaccacgcgcgaaccgttctcatccagctgtcccaagctgatgatagagttcctcaacgcggggatgtagtagactccggtgagcagcctgtgctcaccagacgcggcggtgaagatgacggAGCCGACGCCCTTGATCTCCACGCCGGAGGCATCTCCAAACTTGACGGAGCCTCGgacgctagagtcaagctcggtgaagaactcctgtcgaccggtcatgtgatgggtggcgccggtgtcgaggcaccacccgtcagtcttgtcgttgtcggagccgtcgccgaggagggcgtgtgcttttggctcgtcaaggtggaggagagccgctgcggccggtgccgctGGAGGTAGCTCGATGCTTGCATGTGCCAtgaacagagccggctcctcctcctccgcctgtgcGACATGGGCCTGACCGCGTCGTGGCTGTcgacagtccttggcccaatggccaagctGGCCGCAGTTGCGGCAGGTGTCGTCTCGTGCTGGCTTGTACTTGCCAGCGGCGCCGCCCTGGGCGCCTCCGCGGGCATCACCCTCGGCACGTcctcgcgccccggcctggggGTCTCTGCGCGCCTTGCGCGGCTTTCCACGCTTGCGGCCGCCTGTCGCGGAAGAAGGCTCCCCCTTCTTCCGGTCACCTTGGCAGGCAGCCCACTGCTcccgagtgagaaggagcttcccgccagtggtgatgggccccgagagagactgtggctcatcgctgtcgacgaccttgaggcgacctatcgcctcctcgatcgacatcgtggagagatccagcagggactcgatcgagcgagccatctgcttgtacttctcggggacgcaacggaagagcttttcgacagctctctcctcgccgtaggtgtcatcgccgaactgcaccatcttctgcaacagagtgttgagacggagagcaaagtcatcaacgtcctcacctggcttgaaggccaggttctcccactccttgcgaagtgcctgcagtgtggacttgcgggcgcggtcgctgccgatgcgtgccgcagcgatggcgtcccaagcctccttggcagtCCGCTTATTGGTAAGCGAGAACTGCATCTCAGACGGGACTGCAGCGATGAGGGCATCCAGCGCCCGTCGATCCTGGTCGTAGTCGACGTCGCCGTACCGGACTGCCTCCCACATGTGccgcacctggagctttacccTCATCACCGCAGCCCACTCGACATAGTTGGTCTTAGTGAGGGTAGGCCACCCATCGCCGGGGCCGACGTCCCTGACAACAGCCTGGAGCCCGTGGTAACCACGGTACCGATCCAGGGAGAGAGAGCCACGCTGCCTGTGAAGACCGCGCTCTCCATCGACccgtccgccaccgttgccgtgctcgccccctccaggagcgccaccgccgtgctcgcctcctccaggagcgccaccgccgtgcgcgcctcctccaggagtgccaccgccgtgcgcgcctcctccaggagcgccgccggcgcgtccgcGTCTGTCTGGGCTGCCGCCACGCTCGTGGGCGTGCGCGGCTGCCCACTGCGCCGCCCGCGCTCGCGCTGCCTCCCTCCCTAGCAACTCGAGGTCCGCGTCGGCGCTGTCGTCAGCAGAAACGGAGCTGCTGATGCTGCCGCGCAGAGCCTCGACCTCTGTTGCCGCCGCACGcgctgcatccgccgccgccgctgcttccgCCTCCGCTCTGACTGCTGCCagctccgccgctgccagcctcgacgcccttgccgccgccgcagcggtctctgccgccgctcgctcgcgttcctctgccgcggcaagttcggcctcctgccgatgccgcgtgctcgaggcgaccgagcgctgagactgccctgcggacatgacgcgctacccgggggctgctgcgtggggagagggctgcttcagacgagctgctgctcgtctgcgcagagggagagaagtgagcaggagcggccggagctgctgctgctcccagcTGGGGCTGTTGCGCGGCTGGGAAAGGAGGTGAGCAGGAGATGCTCAGGCTACAGGATactacggctctgataccacttgctagtcgctgaattcttactcttggtagtagctgaattcttactctcatcgagagaggatgacactaggagttggggcaatttttctggtttatttctcacacaaatgccatgccaacctgaggggttggggatacatatttataggctgctagccagccaagcatatgctaagatgctgtcctagatgctgtcctagctgtcctagatgctaagatgctgtcctagatgctaagatgctgtcctagctgtcctagatgctaagatgttgtcctagatgctgtagcCCTAGAAAGGACTACAAAGACCAGCCAAGGACCATCTgaagcagccccacaaagacccaTATGCAGCACAGAGACTTATCCCATCAAGCTCTTCGAGTGAAATCCGTGGGAGTAATTTCCTCAAATGAACTAGATGttaggagctgaaaaaagtagttttccttgattcactctccacacagaatcacttcctccgtAGAATAGATAATCACACCCTTAAGAGAAATTTGGATTAgggggagctctaccaaacaggtcTTTAGATGTTATTGCATTTACTTACAATAATTTTCATAGCATTTATAATCATCTATCAGATCGTGAGAAAGGTCGTGAAACAACAGGAAAAAAAGTTAAATTGGTGTGGCATATAACCATTGCTTCATATGTGGGTTAGATTGGTATGGCATATAACCATTGGTTTCATATTGATCATATCATTATGGAATCTGTATCCACTTCTCAAATTATCCTATTGCTTTCCAACGGGAACCAGATAGCTCTTGCTGGTTACTGCTTTCCATAAAGTGCCTAACTAAAGAAAAAATTTGGAATCAGGCTTTATGCATACATGATGATTCACACCATACATCTGATTCTATTTCGGTTTACCACAAAACAGCTAAGATTTTATAACTTTCAGTCAGTTCATAGTCAAGTTAACTTGGGAGAATTAGTGTTTTAACCCTAATTTGCCAGAAAACAATCGGGGACTCATTGGATTCGGTATTGAAATGCTTCTGGGAGCCCCAAGCCCTGATCATCTGCCATGGCTCTTTGTATTTCAGGAACAGTTAATATACACCCAAGCTTGTTGCCTCTATATCGTGGTGCAGCTCCAGTGCAGAGGGCATTGCAGGTTTTATTGCTCTCCTTGTTACAATTCAGTGCCACTGAAACTATGTAATACTTTTTATTTATATCACCTATGTCTGTAGGATGGTGTTGTAGAAACAGGTGTTTCCCTTGCATATACCGTTCGTGCATTGGATGCAGGTCCAGTGATTGCATGTGAAAGGTTTTCTGTTGATGAATGTGTCAAGGTAGGTGATATTCACTGTCTTGCCAGTTTGATGGATCATCTTGGCAGTTCAAAGTAAACAAAGTCTGCAGTTCTCTAACATGGGCATATGATTATTAAACATTACTTAAATGGTACCAAAGAGACTGTTttagacctctcttttgctgttCAATCACATAATATAACTGTGATAACATGATGCGTGAAATTATGCTTTGGTTGTTCATTTTAAGATATCTTTTTTGCTAATAAAACTGGATGTTAGATTTTGAAAAATCTAATGGATTGCGGACCATCACTGTGCATTTGTACTTGTGTACATCTGTGTTAATGATGAGAGTTGAAGTTTTCCACTGTGGCATGACCATTCTACTAAGATGATATGTTGTTAGTTCAATAATTTAATAAATGTTCCTAAGCAGATTTTGGTTAGTTCAGATTAAAATAAGTGCTGAAGAAATATGAAGTGTCAAGAAGTGCCAAGATGTTTGGGCATCAGCTTGCTATTATCCgtcatcatcattttcttatgtCACTTTCTTTGTCTACAGGCACCAGAGCTACTTGCTGTATTGTTTGATATAGGTAAAGACTACAAACTAATCGTAGTCCATGAAGTCACATTTCTACATGGTCATTATGTGAAATCGGTCCACTTGTAACTCCTTGCTGATGGCAAGTTTGCCACCCTGCTTAATTCTAACTCTTAGCTGGACGTAATGATTAGTCCATTAAAATTTGTAAATAAACAGGATGGATAACTTTAACACTACATTTTCTATTTCAGACCTGGTAATGTTGATGCTTGTATTAAATAGGATCCACGCTATTGATTCGTGAACTACCATCCATTCTTGATGGCTCGGCTAAAGAAAAGGCACAACCACAGGATGATTCTGATGCTACACTGGCACCCAAGGTAAGCATTGGCAGTTGTAGCCAAATATTTCCTGTCATATTGAATCGATACAACTGAATTCAGTCTTCTGATATGAAGCTGGACATAAAATTCCCTGCATTAGTCCCATCTAACATTCACCAGGAAAAATTAATGTTACATGAAATTAATTGTTTATTGAGTGTACTTATAAACTGAAAATGGTGAGGATTATAATTTGGAAGAGCATAATTTTACACCAAATTGTTGCATCCCCCTCCCTGCCCCACCTTTTTCCGTACAgttcttattttttcatttttttggaaCTCCaccctctttcttttttttgaggGCTTGTGTTTCTAACGTTGATATACAACTTTCTAGAAGTATATTACACTGAAGTTAACGTGTGTGTTTGAATTTCTATAGTTGTTCAAATTTGACTCGGTCATTTTGTTGAATTCCCCCCGCAATAGTTAGGGTgtaaattaattaatctaagggTACCCACAGACCCTCTATAGTTTCACCAATAACACTATTCTCAAATTGagcaattttttagaaaattagtGTTATTGGTTGAACTAAGGAGGGTCGGTGGGTACCTTAGGTTAACTAATTTGCACCCCTAGCAATCGTCATACATGCTTTTCAATGGGAAAGATGTACTTGCTAAAGCTGCTGAACCCAGTACTGAGACTGGGAATTCTAATCTACAAGCACTTCAAAACTCTGACGGCTGATACACTCAAACGATTCTTCACAATCTAGATATAGCCTAACTAAATTATCATTATGATCTGTTTTACTAATTTATCATAATGACCTCTGTTTTACAGTTGAATTCTGAGGAGTCATGGTTATCGTTTGACCAAGATGCTAAAGTGCTCCATAACAAGGTGAGTTTGTAATTGTTAGTGTACTCATCAAAGCTATTGCCAACCAACTCTGGTAGGTACGAGCATTTGCAGGGTGGCCAGGAACTCGCACGAAACTGCAACTTGTAAACCAAAACGGTGAATCCAATGTGCTAGAGATTAAGGTTATCAGCACGAAGGTTTCAACATCCTGTGGCAAGATCGGTGATGAAAATGAGATTCTGTTCTCGGGGAGCTCATTGCTGATTCCTTGCAGTGGGTCAACTTGGCTCGAGGTGTGCGCTCCATTTTGCTTATCGATAACAAATTACAATCTTCAGCTCATTTGTTTTCCTTGTGGCCTTCTCCAGTTTATCTAATGTTGTGTATGCTAGGTCGTGGAGCTTCAACTCCCTGGAAAGAAGGTAACGACGGCACGAGACTTCTGGAATGGATTGCGTGGTCAGAAGCTGCTGAAATCACCATAGAGTGCTTGCATTCGCATCACAGCTTGTGCTATCATATGCATAGCAAGGTCAGTGTATGTGATGCTCTGTTGCCACAATTTTTACAGGGTTATTGACGTCATCCCGTGAACATTGCAGGGGAGCGCACTGCCATTACACACATATTACTGGAAGAGACGTcgtttttcctgatttttttacTGGGTTATTTTGCATTCATCGTTGGCATGTTTATTGCTTGTTCCGTGGATCTTTTAAAATTACATACAATTGTTAATTTTTGGTCCCATTTCATCTgagatttttcttttgaatgATGCAAAATCACAAAGGAAACAGATCTTTTGGGTTGCTGACGTCAGTTCAATAACCATTTCATctgctttctttttttaaagattttgcatcaGCTTGGATAGTGTCTCCCCCTCCTGACGTCAGTTCATTTGGGTTCTCGACGTCAGTTCTGACGGGTACGAGTACGACGCGTCGACACCTTTGTGTGTataaatacacacacacacacactcaccCAGCTGCACCAAGCAACACAACCAGTGTAATCACGAACGCTGTACGCGCACGCTCACTCCCTTTTGGTTGGTGAGCTTGAAGCGGCAATATATGGCCCGGCGCGCGCTTCCGCGCCCCGATAATGCGCCGCTACCGTGAGCGCGCTAATCTCCGGGCGTTCCTCATGCTGGTCGGCGGTCGGCGCGTCGGTCGTTGTGCGCTCCGCGGGAGGGGGACGACGTGGCCCGCCTACAGCGGAGGGCGCGTGCTGGCGGGCTTCCCGCTGTGGCTCCTCGGTCTCCTGCCGTCCCACCGGTTGCGGCCCTTCCTCAGAGCGGCGGCGAAGCCGAAGCGTTTCCTCATTGGCCGACGCTTCTTCTAGGTGTAGTTAGTATACGTGGCCACGTACTCCACAGCCCGGCAGTTTGGCTGCACGGCCAGGGCCGCTCACTCGATCACGTACTCCAGTGCAACGCGTTTGGACTGGACAGTAGTGTTGAGAAGCAATAGAACAGTAGTCATTCGAGAGAGAATGAATCGGTAATCTTTCATTGATCTCGTTTCGTATATATACAGAGGGAACCCGGTTACCACCGGTGATGACTGGCGGTTGTTCTTTGATCATATTTTCGTAGTAAgtagtatatgtatatatgcagaTCATTTTGTTCCCCTAGTTTGTAAGTGTTCGTACATATATCATAAATGTGTGCGCAAGGTTTTCTAGACATGGCGTGCACATAGCCATATGTGGCTATTTGCTACAAGCATGTCTAAGGTGGCGTTTGGATACAGGGAAATGAGAGGTGGGAAAGGGATATGAGCATGGGGATACATCTAAAGCCATGTTTGTTTGGAGGGAATGGGACAAGAGCTAGGTAAGGGAAAGGGAAATGAGGGGCTCATATCCCACCGATCGTAACCCAGTGAGGGAGGTGGGTTTAGCTAGGATATAAAATTTGGATGCAGTTGCCAATTGTTGCTCGTTGGAGAGGTTGCTGATGAAGTCTATTGGGATAAGAGGCAATTTGGTCTAGAAGTTTTTATATACCAATCTCAAACTTGATGGATCCAAACAAAAGATAGGATTAAAAACTTATTTCCTAAACCCAAACCCAGCATTTCATATCTAACCGCGTTTCCATATTCCTTTCCCAACGTTTATCCAAACGCCACCTAAGAGACTCTAAAACTCACTTTCTATATCATCACATAGAATTATTTCTAAAAGATTCTCTCTATATTGCTATACTCTCTAATAGACTCCTTGTACTCTAATTCCTATATTCTAACGGCTCCCTCTCATATCTTACAGACGGATGTATCCTAGCCGTTAGCTCATCTCCTTCCCGCTCAGCCTAGCGAGCTCCTCCAAGCCCCGTACCGCTGCATGCCTGACCTTTGGGTACTTGGCTAGGCGGGCGCCGAGCCAGCCATACTCGAGCTCATCAAGGATGTCGTGGAGGCGGTGGGCGCGTCCCTAATCTGGAGCAGTCGGGGCATGAGATCCGCGGCCATGGTTGTCATCTTCTCGATTGCCGTTAGGTCCTTCCGGAGCACCGCAAGGCAAGTCGCCAGACCCAACAGTTTGCGCATGACCAGGTCTTTGACGGTCGCCACCCATTCCTTCAACATTTGAATACAGGAGAAACCAGCAACAACCTCACCGCCTCCCCTTCCGGCCCGACAGCCATGGCAGGCAGATTCGATTTGGGTTAGGGATCGAGACGGCTTGCGTACTCTCTGTCGACGATGGTGTTCCCGAGGATGACAGTATGGCATGGGAGAAGAGAACGAAACCATCTTTGATTAGCTTCCAGAGCTGACGTTGACGCACACCAGCAGTCGCCGGTGAATTCGGCCGCACTTTTTTCCCGTGGCTTGCGAGCAGTGGAGCCGGGTGGATAGGGAACGAGAGCTGCTCCCCCAAAAATATCTAAGATGGAAAGGAGTTTTGAGGATTgctaaaaattgaaaacaaaataaagGAGCTATTATTGAGGCATTTTAGACCCAAAATCTCTAAAAATAGCTATAAGAGCCATATTAAACATCTCTCGAAGATGCTCTAAGTAGCATACTGAAGTAGTtccctttattttattttttgagatgAGTAATTCCCTTTATTTTACGAGAGATGTCCGTCACTCCACTGTAAGAGGTTGCTTCACATTTCAGAGGCTCATAAAGTCGTAAACTTAAAATATATAGAAGTCGTTCTTTCAGCTCCCATTCCAGATAACTAGCAGATCCGTTTTCAGTTAAACAGCTGCAATCGCCACAGGTCCGTCCAGCAGCAAACTTGCGGTAACCAAGTGAGTGCCAAATATCAGCTCAGAAAGGTGCGATCTATGAATTGACTTGAATAAATTAAAAGCAGGCACATATCTTATATTAACTTAGTAGAACAAGTATTATCCACctactcttctttttttttgggacCTACTTGATGTTTGGATCTAAGCTCTACCGACATAAACCTTATACAATGAAGGGTTGCAGACACATGTTACACAGAAGATACATAAAACGTGAATTTAACTGTAGGTAATCAAGTTATCAACCGAAAATGCTCATATCTGAATCTTCACGAACTGCTCATCATGGGAAACACGATTACACAACCGGCAAAGTCAAAATTAGCAGGACAGCAAGGATAAACTTCATGTATTTGAACCCTGCCGCATCTTCTGAGCCCGTTCTCTCCATGACCCTTTCTGCATTGCCAAAACCTAAGATAACATTGTTTCATGAGTGGCTTTGGAATACATAGAAATAAACAAAATGCAGAGGAAAGTGAACTTGGTAGTATTACTTCATCGCTAATGAGGGAACTGCTAGGTTGAGCTTCTATATCTTCAGCTTTCTCACCCTCATCATTGATTTTAAGCTCGTCCTCAGCAGTTTCAGTATCAACAATCAAAGTTGTAGGTACTCCAAATATAGCCTCATCATGCGCATCTCTGACTTTATCTTCATGCTTTGACTACGATATGTGAAGAGAGTAATGGAAAATCCAACAACGGTTAGGAACAATGGAAAAGGTGCAGAACATGGAACTAAATTGTAACTCATTACTTTGCCGTGTTATACCTCCACAGCAGAAAGTCGGAAGCTCTTTCCAATGTTCTTTACCAGCAAAGCATCATCATTAGCAACTACAGATAAAACATAAAGGTAAATTCTGGGTTGCCAAACAACAGAATGCATAAATGGTCAAAATATTTTGCATATATATTACTGCACTAAAACCTCTTAAACACTTAAGCAACCAAGTATACTACACACTGCACCAGTCAGAAATAGGTCAATCGTGATGCATCCCAGTTTCAACAGCTTGAGAAGCTCAAGCAGTTGAATTTAGTGTGAAACCACATTATGTGAAGGTTCTAGTTGATTGGTTTATCATTGATACAGAGTAGACACCAGAACAAATTATTTTCTATGTCCACCGGTGTTACCTGGACACTCGTGTCTaatttttttgccgaatcggacacccgaatccgagtcggattaCGATAGCCGTGTTGaattccgagttgtatttcgtGTGTCCAAAATTTCTTTGCCGAATCAGACACCCAAATCCGAGTCGAATTCCGACACCCGTATTCGTGTCTCGGTAACACTGGTATCCACTAAACCTTAACGGTAACAGTGCTTGCATGAATAGCTAAAAATGGGTGGCCTTGTACGGATATCTTTGCCAGTGCTCAGTAGCTCACTTATCATTTTCAACATCTATTACCAGTGTTCACTTCAAAGACCATTCAGGTACTAATTCTTAAAGTTCTTAATCAAACATCATTGTATTAAGGCGGATGCTAAAAAACAGGAGTctgtttttgaaaatttttcAGGCGATGGCTATGAGTGTTCACAACCATCTTCAACCTTCTGCCCACAGCCTCGCTCGCGCTACAGCTCCGGCGCTGCAACTCTCCCTCACCTTGCCGCGCTCCCTCGGCCCGCCCGCCTCTGGCCATCTCCGGTGGCGAAGACGTAGCCGGATCTGCTCTTGTAGCCCCGCCGTGCTAACCTGGCGTGCCGAGACGCCCCCGCCCGACCCTGGCCCACCGACCATCCTCCGCTGCCCGTGCCTGGCAGCACCCTACCCCTGTGCTCGCCTCCTTCGTCGGGCCGGCCTGCTTCCCCAGGCATCCCTCTAAGCTCGGGAAGCACACTGGCGACCCCGAAAACCCCCTCCCTGAACCCTAAACCTCACTGGCAGCGACCCACCCCCGCCCCCGCGCGTTTGAAATTTAGGAAGCGTGTTGTATTGATCTCCAAATGGTTCTTCAGAGCACATAATTATAACTAGGAAAGAATTTTATGCTCAATAGGCTTTTTTGTCCGCCCTAAAGAAAAACAGGCTGTTCTGCCTCTGTACAGCCATTGGACACTCCGTGCATGAATCTAAAGCTCCAAGCTATCACTCAAGCAATCAAAAGCTCTAGCGCCACAGTCTAAACAAAATCTGTAACTCTATGACTGAGATGATGTAAGAAGCAAGTTTTTTCTCGCATTGAGTCTAAGCTATGATAACTCTAGCAATGGTTGAATTGATGCAGTCacttaaatttatataaaaagtaGGGTTATTTCATTGTACATAAAAACTGAAAAATAAGAGAGCAACTACCCAACGAACAAGAACCTCTCATATGTTAATATATCGTACCTTCCTAGAGCGAATCTGACAACtcaaatacaaaatttattttactaaGAACACCATGAGACAGTGAAAAATATGACCTTGGGTGTGTCAGAGCAATTGTGTAGAATTCACTATACTTTAAGGTTCTATAAATTGCTCTGCACCCTAGAAATAGGATTGTAAATCCTAGGGGTTTAAAACCAATATCAGAATCCCAGGCGGATGTCTAAAATGATATCACACCAAGCTGAATAATAACTAGATGAAGAACCATGTTATGCAAAGCCACAGAAAGAA includes:
- the LOC133918290 gene encoding uncharacterized protein LOC133918290 isoform X1; the encoded protein is MLEKCHIRQELQSQLTLFRILQLKVEGMELSGRVWVSGPLASRKRPGPSFLPRLHPQILFCPSQSTSREGAMARYSPPLLRRFFRCAAKSASAAGGGTGKKNLVFLGSPQVAASVLDTLLAASGSLDSAFQVAAIVTQPPAAKNRGRKLMPSAVAQLALARGFPEDLIFTPERAGEESFLSDLKDVKPDVCVTAAYGNILPQRFLDIPPCGTVNIHPSLLPLYRGAAPVQRALQDGVVETGVSLAYTVRALDAGPVIACERFSVDECVKAPELLAVLFDIGSTLLIRELPSILDGSAKEKAQPQDDSDATLAPKLNSEESWLSFDQDAKVLHNKVRAFAGWPGTRTKLQLVNQNGESNVLEIKVISTKVSTSCGKIGDENEILFSGSSLLIPCSGSTWLEVVELQLPGKKVTTARDFWNGLRGQKLLKSP